Proteins co-encoded in one Setaria viridis chromosome 9, Setaria_viridis_v4.0, whole genome shotgun sequence genomic window:
- the LOC117837970 gene encoding uncharacterized protein isoform X1, translating to MERLKSAVPAELRRAVGEGSAADLPNTTSRLLAFFDSLPLFHQVMRELTDPELSLCRKDEGRAVELKGQGNACFSRREFGEALRFYSQALRHVPINPDRMDVNLVSAIYINRASTMHKLGLFRESLRDCDRAIAVSPNYSKAWYRKGMVKTSLKNYSSAINDLEVALNMEVTSLGKRNIEQEIKLILQKQENVTEVGTSNCDSKDADLPLSGQPQKVIIESISTPNKGRGMASTDDIPPASLIHVEDPLAAIILKSSRETHCHFCFNEAPADVVFCPLCTIPIYCSKRCQEQAVGDISCNQDAHLGHATSLAKLSITSSCKSPSSTLFAEHRHECGGAHWAAVLPADKVLAGRIMARDIEKRMLYGKSAAISGPNLDLVHHYDRHSPVNKLESQIYAIVLLLCLQNHYRSDLLWTEESLSQLVLLIFQIKVNSIAIVRMKSMDGGLELTVNRGVSAAEGANMCSVEQVRVAQAIYVSGSMFNHSCRPNVHAYFLSRALVLRSTEFIKSGSPVELSYGPQAGEMHLSDRQKSLQENYYFSCQCSSCSELNLSDLVMNSFCCPQRNCLGAISESTYYRSKENFVNVSLGGSYVSKLSLPDISKVGKDMEEVARSLFGNSDVSLNIDPGCCMNCRSHIDVASAAATSHREASKVDRLKEITLLDKTLILEALQSLKQLKKLRHPYSKALAQAEDTIAEAFVKIGDQEQAQKHCEASIQILKKLYHPKHIAIAHELIKLVSILLSLGDTASAAATFARAEAIFSLYYGSHMEKILAYLGTLKRAVRCESTEAC from the exons ATGGAGCGGCTCAAATCGGCGGTGCCGGCAGAGCTCCGGCGGGCCGTCGGCGAGGGCTCGGCGGCCGACCTCCCCAATACCACCTCTCGCCTGCTCGCCTTCTTCGACAGCCTCCCGCTCTTTCACCAG GTTATGCGAGAGCTGACCGACCCGGAGCTTTCTCTGTGCCGCAAGGACGAGGGGAGGGCGGTCGAGTTGAAGGGCCAGGGCAATGCGTGCTTTTCAAGGAGGGAATTTGGGGAAGCTCTCAGGTTCTATTCACAG GCACTGCGTCATGTCCCAATTAATCCGGACAGAATGGATGTGAACCTGGTATCTGCAATATATATCAATCGTGCCTCCACCATGCAT AAATTAGGTCTATTCAGAGAGTCTCTAAGGGACTGCGACAGGGCCATTGCCGTTTCACCTAATTATTCTAAG GCATGGTACAGGAAGGGAATGGTAAAGACATCACTTAAGAATTATTCATCTGCCATAAATGATTTGGAGGTTGCATTGAACATGGAAGTGACTTCTTTAGGGAAGAGAAACATAGAACAAGAGATAAAGTTGATTTTACAAAAACAGGAAAATGTCACTGAAGTTGGGACATCAAACTGTGATAGCAAGGATGCAGATTTGCCACTTTCAG GGCAACCTCAGAAGGTTATTATAGAGAGTATCTCAACACCCAACAAAGGTAGAGGAATGGCTTCTACAGATGATATTCCGCCAGCTTCGTTGATTCATGTTGAGGATCCTCTGGCTGCG ATTATCTTGAAATCTTCCCGTGAAACACACTGCCACTTTTGCTTTAATGAAGCTCCAGCAGATGTTGTATTCTGTCCTTTGTGTACAATACCAATTTACTGTTCAAAAAGGTGCCAGGAGCAAGCTGTAGGAGATATTTCTTGTAATCAGGATGCTCATCTTGGTCATGCAACAAGTCTTGCAAAACTGAGCATAACTTCTAGCTGCAAGTCTCCAAGCTCTACACTGTTTGCTGAACATAGGCACGAATGTGGAGGTGCCCACTGGGCAGCTGTTTTACCAGCTGATAAAGTTTTAGCTGGACGAATAATGGCACGAGACATAGAAAAAAGGATGCTGTATGGAAAGAGTGCTGCTATTTCTGGCCCAAATTTG GATCTGGTTCACCATTATGATCGGCATTCTCCTGTTAACAAGTTGGAGTCTCAAATATATGCGATTGTCCTATTATTATGCCTCCAAAACCATTATAGATCAGACCTTTTATGGACAGAAGAATCTTTATCACAG CTAGTTCTTTTGATATTTCAAATTAAAGTCAATTCAATTGCTATTGTCCGAATGAAATCGATGGATGGAGGCCTAGAGCTCACAGTAAATAGAGGGGTTTCTGCAGCTGAAGGTGCAAACATGTGTAGTGTGGAGCAG GTCAGGGTTGCTCAAGCTATTTATGTATCTGGTAGCATGTTCAATCACTCGTGTCGGCCCAATGTGCATGCATATTTTCTTTCACGCGCTCTCGTTCTAAGATCCACAGAATTTATAAAATCTGGGAGCCCAGTCGAACTGTCATATGGTCCACAG GCTGGTGAGATGCATCTTTCAGACAGGCAGAAGTCACTTCAGGAGAATTACTACTTCAGTTGTCAATGTTCAAGTTGCTCTGAGCTAAACCTATCAGATCTTGTCATGAATTCATTTTGTTGTCCACAAAGAAACTGCCTTGGTGCCATATCAGAATCAACTTACTACAGGTCCAAAGAGAATTTTGTGAATGTTTCCCTAGGAGGATCCTATGTCTCCAAACTATCATTGCCT GATATATCAAAGGTTGGTAAGGATATGGAGGAAGTTGCTAGATCTCTTTTTGGAAATAGTGATGTCAGTCTGAATATAGATCCTGGATGCTGCATGAATTGTAGATCCCATATTGATGTGGCATCTGCTGCGGCTACATCACACAGGGAAGCATCAAAGGTTGATAG GCTGAAGGAAATTACATTGCTAGACAAAACTCTTATCCTGGAGGCGCTACAATCCCTAAAACAACTCAAGAAGCTGAGGCACCCATATAGCAAGGCTCTTGCCCAG GCCGAAGACACAATTGCAGAGGCCTTTGTAAAGATAGGAGACCAGGAACAAGCACAAAAGCATTGCGAAGCATCAATCCAG ATTCTCAAGAAGCTGTACCACCCAAAACACATCGCCATTGCGCACGAGCTAATCAAGCTCGTTTCGATTCTGCTGTCCCTGGGAGACACGGCAAGCGCAGCAGCCACATTTGCACGAGCAGAGGCAATATTCTCGCTGTACTATGGGTCTCATATGGAGAAGATTTTAGCATACCTGGGTACCCTGAAGAGAGCTGTCCGCTGTGAGTCCACGGAAGCATGCTGA
- the LOC117837970 gene encoding uncharacterized protein isoform X2 — protein sequence MERLKSAVPAELRRAVGEGSAADLPNTTSRLLAFFDSLPLFHQVMRELTDPELSLCRKDEGRAVELKGQGNACFSRREFGEALRFYSQALRHVPINPDRMDVNLVSAIYINRASTMHAWYRKGMVKTSLKNYSSAINDLEVALNMEVTSLGKRNIEQEIKLILQKQENVTEVGTSNCDSKDADLPLSGQPQKVIIESISTPNKGRGMASTDDIPPASLIHVEDPLAAIILKSSRETHCHFCFNEAPADVVFCPLCTIPIYCSKRCQEQAVGDISCNQDAHLGHATSLAKLSITSSCKSPSSTLFAEHRHECGGAHWAAVLPADKVLAGRIMARDIEKRMLYGKSAAISGPNLDLVHHYDRHSPVNKLESQIYAIVLLLCLQNHYRSDLLWTEESLSQLVLLIFQIKVNSIAIVRMKSMDGGLELTVNRGVSAAEGANMCSVEQVRVAQAIYVSGSMFNHSCRPNVHAYFLSRALVLRSTEFIKSGSPVELSYGPQAGEMHLSDRQKSLQENYYFSCQCSSCSELNLSDLVMNSFCCPQRNCLGAISESTYYRSKENFVNVSLGGSYVSKLSLPDISKVGKDMEEVARSLFGNSDVSLNIDPGCCMNCRSHIDVASAAATSHREASKVDRLKEITLLDKTLILEALQSLKQLKKLRHPYSKALAQAEDTIAEAFVKIGDQEQAQKHCEASIQILKKLYHPKHIAIAHELIKLVSILLSLGDTASAAATFARAEAIFSLYYGSHMEKILAYLGTLKRAVRCESTEAC from the exons ATGGAGCGGCTCAAATCGGCGGTGCCGGCAGAGCTCCGGCGGGCCGTCGGCGAGGGCTCGGCGGCCGACCTCCCCAATACCACCTCTCGCCTGCTCGCCTTCTTCGACAGCCTCCCGCTCTTTCACCAG GTTATGCGAGAGCTGACCGACCCGGAGCTTTCTCTGTGCCGCAAGGACGAGGGGAGGGCGGTCGAGTTGAAGGGCCAGGGCAATGCGTGCTTTTCAAGGAGGGAATTTGGGGAAGCTCTCAGGTTCTATTCACAG GCACTGCGTCATGTCCCAATTAATCCGGACAGAATGGATGTGAACCTGGTATCTGCAATATATATCAATCGTGCCTCCACCATGCAT GCATGGTACAGGAAGGGAATGGTAAAGACATCACTTAAGAATTATTCATCTGCCATAAATGATTTGGAGGTTGCATTGAACATGGAAGTGACTTCTTTAGGGAAGAGAAACATAGAACAAGAGATAAAGTTGATTTTACAAAAACAGGAAAATGTCACTGAAGTTGGGACATCAAACTGTGATAGCAAGGATGCAGATTTGCCACTTTCAG GGCAACCTCAGAAGGTTATTATAGAGAGTATCTCAACACCCAACAAAGGTAGAGGAATGGCTTCTACAGATGATATTCCGCCAGCTTCGTTGATTCATGTTGAGGATCCTCTGGCTGCG ATTATCTTGAAATCTTCCCGTGAAACACACTGCCACTTTTGCTTTAATGAAGCTCCAGCAGATGTTGTATTCTGTCCTTTGTGTACAATACCAATTTACTGTTCAAAAAGGTGCCAGGAGCAAGCTGTAGGAGATATTTCTTGTAATCAGGATGCTCATCTTGGTCATGCAACAAGTCTTGCAAAACTGAGCATAACTTCTAGCTGCAAGTCTCCAAGCTCTACACTGTTTGCTGAACATAGGCACGAATGTGGAGGTGCCCACTGGGCAGCTGTTTTACCAGCTGATAAAGTTTTAGCTGGACGAATAATGGCACGAGACATAGAAAAAAGGATGCTGTATGGAAAGAGTGCTGCTATTTCTGGCCCAAATTTG GATCTGGTTCACCATTATGATCGGCATTCTCCTGTTAACAAGTTGGAGTCTCAAATATATGCGATTGTCCTATTATTATGCCTCCAAAACCATTATAGATCAGACCTTTTATGGACAGAAGAATCTTTATCACAG CTAGTTCTTTTGATATTTCAAATTAAAGTCAATTCAATTGCTATTGTCCGAATGAAATCGATGGATGGAGGCCTAGAGCTCACAGTAAATAGAGGGGTTTCTGCAGCTGAAGGTGCAAACATGTGTAGTGTGGAGCAG GTCAGGGTTGCTCAAGCTATTTATGTATCTGGTAGCATGTTCAATCACTCGTGTCGGCCCAATGTGCATGCATATTTTCTTTCACGCGCTCTCGTTCTAAGATCCACAGAATTTATAAAATCTGGGAGCCCAGTCGAACTGTCATATGGTCCACAG GCTGGTGAGATGCATCTTTCAGACAGGCAGAAGTCACTTCAGGAGAATTACTACTTCAGTTGTCAATGTTCAAGTTGCTCTGAGCTAAACCTATCAGATCTTGTCATGAATTCATTTTGTTGTCCACAAAGAAACTGCCTTGGTGCCATATCAGAATCAACTTACTACAGGTCCAAAGAGAATTTTGTGAATGTTTCCCTAGGAGGATCCTATGTCTCCAAACTATCATTGCCT GATATATCAAAGGTTGGTAAGGATATGGAGGAAGTTGCTAGATCTCTTTTTGGAAATAGTGATGTCAGTCTGAATATAGATCCTGGATGCTGCATGAATTGTAGATCCCATATTGATGTGGCATCTGCTGCGGCTACATCACACAGGGAAGCATCAAAGGTTGATAG GCTGAAGGAAATTACATTGCTAGACAAAACTCTTATCCTGGAGGCGCTACAATCCCTAAAACAACTCAAGAAGCTGAGGCACCCATATAGCAAGGCTCTTGCCCAG GCCGAAGACACAATTGCAGAGGCCTTTGTAAAGATAGGAGACCAGGAACAAGCACAAAAGCATTGCGAAGCATCAATCCAG ATTCTCAAGAAGCTGTACCACCCAAAACACATCGCCATTGCGCACGAGCTAATCAAGCTCGTTTCGATTCTGCTGTCCCTGGGAGACACGGCAAGCGCAGCAGCCACATTTGCACGAGCAGAGGCAATATTCTCGCTGTACTATGGGTCTCATATGGAGAAGATTTTAGCATACCTGGGTACCCTGAAGAGAGCTGTCCGCTGTGAGTCCACGGAAGCATGCTGA
- the LOC117837970 gene encoding uncharacterized protein isoform X3 yields MERLKSAVPAELRRAVGEGSAADLPNTTSRLLAFFDSLPLFHQVMRELTDPELSLCRKDEGRAVELKGQGNACFSRREFGEALRFYSQALRHVPINPDRMDVNLVSAIYINRASTMHKLGLFRESLRDCDRAIAVSPNYSKAWYRKGMVKTSLKNYSSAINDLEVALNMEVTSLGKRNIEQEIKLILQKQENVTEVGTSNCDSKDADLPLSGQPQKVIIESISTPNKGRGMASTDDIPPASLIHVEDPLAAIILKSSRETHCHFCFNEAPADVVFCPLCTIPIYCSKRCQEQAVGDISCNQDAHLGHATSLAKLSITSSCKSPSSTLFAEHRHECGGAHWAAVLPADKVLAGRIMARDIEKRMLYGKSAAISGPNLDLVHHYDRHSPVNKLESQIYAIVLLLCLQNHYRSDLLWTEESLSQVRVAQAIYVSGSMFNHSCRPNVHAYFLSRALVLRSTEFIKSGSPVELSYGPQAGEMHLSDRQKSLQENYYFSCQCSSCSELNLSDLVMNSFCCPQRNCLGAISESTYYRSKENFVNVSLGGSYVSKLSLPDISKVGKDMEEVARSLFGNSDVSLNIDPGCCMNCRSHIDVASAAATSHREASKVDRLKEITLLDKTLILEALQSLKQLKKLRHPYSKALAQAEDTIAEAFVKIGDQEQAQKHCEASIQILKKLYHPKHIAIAHELIKLVSILLSLGDTASAAATFARAEAIFSLYYGSHMEKILAYLGTLKRAVRCESTEAC; encoded by the exons ATGGAGCGGCTCAAATCGGCGGTGCCGGCAGAGCTCCGGCGGGCCGTCGGCGAGGGCTCGGCGGCCGACCTCCCCAATACCACCTCTCGCCTGCTCGCCTTCTTCGACAGCCTCCCGCTCTTTCACCAG GTTATGCGAGAGCTGACCGACCCGGAGCTTTCTCTGTGCCGCAAGGACGAGGGGAGGGCGGTCGAGTTGAAGGGCCAGGGCAATGCGTGCTTTTCAAGGAGGGAATTTGGGGAAGCTCTCAGGTTCTATTCACAG GCACTGCGTCATGTCCCAATTAATCCGGACAGAATGGATGTGAACCTGGTATCTGCAATATATATCAATCGTGCCTCCACCATGCAT AAATTAGGTCTATTCAGAGAGTCTCTAAGGGACTGCGACAGGGCCATTGCCGTTTCACCTAATTATTCTAAG GCATGGTACAGGAAGGGAATGGTAAAGACATCACTTAAGAATTATTCATCTGCCATAAATGATTTGGAGGTTGCATTGAACATGGAAGTGACTTCTTTAGGGAAGAGAAACATAGAACAAGAGATAAAGTTGATTTTACAAAAACAGGAAAATGTCACTGAAGTTGGGACATCAAACTGTGATAGCAAGGATGCAGATTTGCCACTTTCAG GGCAACCTCAGAAGGTTATTATAGAGAGTATCTCAACACCCAACAAAGGTAGAGGAATGGCTTCTACAGATGATATTCCGCCAGCTTCGTTGATTCATGTTGAGGATCCTCTGGCTGCG ATTATCTTGAAATCTTCCCGTGAAACACACTGCCACTTTTGCTTTAATGAAGCTCCAGCAGATGTTGTATTCTGTCCTTTGTGTACAATACCAATTTACTGTTCAAAAAGGTGCCAGGAGCAAGCTGTAGGAGATATTTCTTGTAATCAGGATGCTCATCTTGGTCATGCAACAAGTCTTGCAAAACTGAGCATAACTTCTAGCTGCAAGTCTCCAAGCTCTACACTGTTTGCTGAACATAGGCACGAATGTGGAGGTGCCCACTGGGCAGCTGTTTTACCAGCTGATAAAGTTTTAGCTGGACGAATAATGGCACGAGACATAGAAAAAAGGATGCTGTATGGAAAGAGTGCTGCTATTTCTGGCCCAAATTTG GATCTGGTTCACCATTATGATCGGCATTCTCCTGTTAACAAGTTGGAGTCTCAAATATATGCGATTGTCCTATTATTATGCCTCCAAAACCATTATAGATCAGACCTTTTATGGACAGAAGAATCTTTATCACAG GTCAGGGTTGCTCAAGCTATTTATGTATCTGGTAGCATGTTCAATCACTCGTGTCGGCCCAATGTGCATGCATATTTTCTTTCACGCGCTCTCGTTCTAAGATCCACAGAATTTATAAAATCTGGGAGCCCAGTCGAACTGTCATATGGTCCACAG GCTGGTGAGATGCATCTTTCAGACAGGCAGAAGTCACTTCAGGAGAATTACTACTTCAGTTGTCAATGTTCAAGTTGCTCTGAGCTAAACCTATCAGATCTTGTCATGAATTCATTTTGTTGTCCACAAAGAAACTGCCTTGGTGCCATATCAGAATCAACTTACTACAGGTCCAAAGAGAATTTTGTGAATGTTTCCCTAGGAGGATCCTATGTCTCCAAACTATCATTGCCT GATATATCAAAGGTTGGTAAGGATATGGAGGAAGTTGCTAGATCTCTTTTTGGAAATAGTGATGTCAGTCTGAATATAGATCCTGGATGCTGCATGAATTGTAGATCCCATATTGATGTGGCATCTGCTGCGGCTACATCACACAGGGAAGCATCAAAGGTTGATAG GCTGAAGGAAATTACATTGCTAGACAAAACTCTTATCCTGGAGGCGCTACAATCCCTAAAACAACTCAAGAAGCTGAGGCACCCATATAGCAAGGCTCTTGCCCAG GCCGAAGACACAATTGCAGAGGCCTTTGTAAAGATAGGAGACCAGGAACAAGCACAAAAGCATTGCGAAGCATCAATCCAG ATTCTCAAGAAGCTGTACCACCCAAAACACATCGCCATTGCGCACGAGCTAATCAAGCTCGTTTCGATTCTGCTGTCCCTGGGAGACACGGCAAGCGCAGCAGCCACATTTGCACGAGCAGAGGCAATATTCTCGCTGTACTATGGGTCTCATATGGAGAAGATTTTAGCATACCTGGGTACCCTGAAGAGAGCTGTCCGCTGTGAGTCCACGGAAGCATGCTGA
- the LOC117835238 gene encoding putative disease resistance protein RGA3 produces the protein MGDALLSAFLQVLFQVIADFVKEELQSQSSLQNERKSLISNVEMIQAVLREAEKMHLSELQKKWFSQLKDVSYDATDVLDEYMYEIQRHQVIHLASVRNNPLFSHLSLRRQIFMHDMGKKIKDIADRIASIKKKRSTFQVDVHGHTGQHHESRSLQQSTNFPPPFVYGRDNDQEKIVEMLLQSDLKPNVTVLPILGEACMGKTTVAQLVFNDERVSSYFELKLWVHVSHEFDIARITASIIESIEGKPFSGNLSTLQTHLAKRLKDTRYLLVLDDYWRENWHDWHDKLKLPLLKGAVGSKIIVTTRSAEVARDLGTSTPYRLQRQQDEDCWLLFCHFSQRTETHTYNSQDISRLWLQVTGGDKVHAATSEERR, from the exons ATGGGTGATGCTCTACTCTCTGCCTTTCTGCAAGTCCTTTTTCAGGTCATTGCAGATTTTGTCAAGGAGGAGCTTCAGTCCCAGAGTAGTCTTCAGAACGAGCGGAAAAGTCTAATTTCTAATGTCGAAATGATTCAAGCTGTTCTCAGAGAAGCTGAGAAGATGCATCTTTCTGAGCTACAAAAAAAGTGGTTCAGTCAGCTGAAAGATGTCAGCTATGATGCAACGGATGTGCTGGATGAGTACATGTATGAAATTCAACGCCATCAGGTGATCCATCTTGCCTCTGTGCGGAACAATCCACTCTTTTCTCATTTAAGCCTCCGGCGTCAAATATTTATGCATGATATGGGAAAGAAGATTAAGGATATAGCTGACAGAATTGCTAGTATAAAAAAAAAACGTTCGACCTTCCAAGTAGATGTTCATGGCCATACTGGGCAGCATCATGAAAGCAGAAGCCTCCAACAGAGCACCAATTTTCCTCCACCTTTTGTTTATGGTAGAGATAATGATCAAGAGAAAATTGTAGAGATGCTTCTTCAATCTGATCTGAAGCCTAATGTTACGGTCTTGCCAATACTTGGGGAGGCTTGTATGGGGAAGACGACAGTTGCTCAGCTAGTTTTCAATGATGAGCGTGTATCAAGTTATTTTGAGCTGAAGCTGTGGGTTCATGTGTCGCATGAGTTCGATATAGCAAGGATCACTGCATCTATCATAGAATCTATAGAAGGCAAACCATTTTCTGGCAACCTTAGTACCCTCCAGACGCATCTGGCAAAACGGTTAAAAGACACAAGGTACCTTCTTGTCCTAGATGACTATTGGAGAGAGAACTGGCATGACTGGCATGACAAGCTCAAACTTCCATTGCTGAAGGGTGCAGTCGGAAGCAAGATCATAGTGACGACAAGGAGCGCAGAAGTTGCTAGAGATCTCGGTACATCAACTCCATATCGGTTGCAGCGTCAGCAAGATGAGGACTGCTGGTTGTTGTTCTGCCACTTCTCCCAACGCACAGAGACCCATACATACAATTCTCAAGATATTTCTAG gttgtggttgcaggtgacAGGTGGAGACAAGGTACATGCGGCGACGAGTGAAGAACGAAGATAG